Below is a window of Carassius gibelio isolate Cgi1373 ecotype wild population from Czech Republic chromosome B23, carGib1.2-hapl.c, whole genome shotgun sequence DNA.
GTCTAATAAGTAACGCCTATTTCCTAATCACACTGGGGATGCATTTGGAAACAATATGTGCCCTGAACAGAAGTTGTTTGAAAGTACTGAACCTCAGATCTCTAACATATTTCCTTGTAGCTCCCTTGACATTCACTGACTGCCAGTATTTTGAGTTATACTTTCTTGACTGGAATGTAatctttgagtaaaaaaaaaaataataaaaaagtgaaaaagttcACGAACCCCTTAAAATAATCTAGATTTGAATTGATATGCGACATATTTTCATCAGATTTCtgataataatgcacatttaaacAGTCATGGAATAGGTGGTTGATCACTCAGCCCTACCATATATACAATTTGGTAGGTCATATCataattctgaaggatcacagAAGAAGATTTGCTGAAACATCCTCTCTTTCAGATGCAGTTGACATCCTGCAATAATCTGTGGAAGAACTGAACAAAGATTTTATGAAACTGAACCCTAGAGGGGAAGATATAGATCATCAGATATTTCTTGCAAATAAAATCTTTGTTCACAAATCTACATAGATCTACTGTGTTCTTGTGAATCTGACAAGTACACAGCAATATCCAATATGATTTACCTCCTCAAGACCGGCTTAGTCATGAAGAGATCAATTATGAATTCCTGTATCAGGAAATTCTGAAGCAAAATACGTGGGTGTCTTTGTGTGATCCAAAAAACGATTGTAAAGTCGTGAGGTCATGACCACAATTAAAAAACTTCCACATATTAGAATGGAGATTTAATATTGTCCTCAGCCTCATAGGAATATTGTGGCATGAAATCAAACACACTGTTCAAGTAGTTTCAATTCAATGCAGAAAttagtcaaatgtaatttatttttctatgtaTCAAGCAACTTCCTGCTTATTGCAAAACTccccaacaaataaataaatacatggacaTTAAAAATAACTCAACATTGACTTTTAGATTGAATTCAGAGTACATCCGAGACTTTTCTGCATCACCCTTAGTCTCTGTGTTCTGATACTGACAGCTTTTTACAAGTCTTCTCACTCCCATTGACTCTCATTGGAAGCACTTAGTTTAGTTACAGGATATTTAATCACAACATTAGTCCTTGACATGTCTATTAGTTCAGAGACTTGCATAATCTACTACAAACAACATTCCACATATTTTCCCCAGCTGCTGTATTTTGTTAGCGATTGCAAAGACTGTTTGCTATTTCTTCAGATATTATATTTCCATTTAGGAgtcctaatatttttatttttataagattTGAGTCTGTCCCTTGGGTTTTTCCACTCAGAACagcatacaattttttattttttatttaacacacacaaagGTCCAGCTGTAAATAATCAAAAAAGACATTGTTGTTAGTGAGACTGTCAACTtgtcatattatatataaaaataaataaataaaaagtgcatgTGGTTTTTTGGCTGAGAATCAATTTGAACAGACTTCAGAGGTTAGGCACAAAGATACATATATCTTTGATTTGTTGCCCTCTGGTGCCCAGAATCACACTCGATACATCAATCCTGTAGGCACTATGTTGGCCTGTTTGCTTGGATTGTATTAAGTGTACTGCCAAATATCCTACTCCCGAAAATCCCAACACTACACACTACACATTTTGACAACATCCCTTATTAAACAGATAGATTCAGCTTTAGCTCAGTGATAGAGAACTCCAAGATCTCAAATAATTAGGCATCTGAGATGTGAGAAACTAAACAAATGTGCATTATGGGggattattaaagggttagttcacccaataaagaaaattctttcaataattactcaccctcatgttgttccttagtttatcttcagaacacaaattaagatatttttgctgaaatccaatagatttcatatttcataggccctgcatagacagcaaatcATTTTTACGAAGACTGTTTTATGTAGCAGGGATAGGCAAcaccggtcctggagggccactatcctgcagagtttagcttcagccctcataaaaactcacctgcctgtatctatctagaaatcccgaaaacactgattgccttgttcaggtgtgtttaattagggttggagctaaactctgcaggatagtggccctccaggaccggagttgtcTATCCCTGAGTACAGAGTGCATCATCCTCTGCTTGTAAATGAAGCACAGCGCATTCGGGTTCTATGTCAGAACACACTGCATTGAGGTACAAAATCattggtttaattatttttttttgtacacctTCATGACATTAcacttgaaccactgatgtcacatggtctattttaacgatgtccttaccacctttttttaaatttattttttttaccttgaatgtAGTTGAGTCGCcatctatggagggtcagaaagctctcggatttcatcaaaaatatcttaatttgtgttccaaagatgaaccaAAATCGTATgggcttggaacaacatgagggtgagtaatcaatcacagaattatcatttttgagtgaactatccctctaatgttattttataatttgataAAATCAAAGAACATTTTAGTGTCCATTTCTTATTTCTACCAGAATGGAAATGTATTTGCAATGActtcagtgaactaaccctttaaggcacaTTCAATGTGACGTCCAATTTTTCAGTCCATGTTCGATTTTAATTTGCTGGTGATCATACCAGCTTGAGttgacaaaacaataaacaagacATTTTAAAGAGGACAACCATTTTATTATGTCTGTTACCAGCGAGCCATTAAGGATTTGTACAACAGTCCATATTTTAACCCTTTACAGTGGTGATTCTCAACccagtaaattaattaaaattgttaaaaattatttcaaattaaactttatttttaaagcgTGATTCCTAGACCTGGAAAAGTCATGTAAATCGTTCAAATCAAAccattatatttaaatagtttatacatttttctttttatgccAAGCTTTGGTACATTTTATCAGAAAATTTATAGTTTAATAAAACTGAATATTTGTTGTGGACAATGGGAGCCTTGTAgccaaaaggttgagaaccacttctTTACAGTATTCTAATTATACTAATCtgaaaactgactcaaatgatggAAAATGTAGATGCTGAATTCAATAGATGACAGTGTACCAGATGCAGACTTATCAAATACTGTCAAGCACCGCATATCAAAAGACAGAATAGGAACATAAAAGTCAAAACTTACTGGATAAGACCAACgttaagtattaataaaaaaataacaccaaGCACAAAGTCCAAAGTCCAAAGAAAAACACCATCTCATGGACATTCAGAATATGAAGTCCATTTAAACACCCAACTAATTAAGgcagtttaaaaaaattttatgcTGCAGTTTATACAagtataatataattatgtaaatgGACAGTTTGTTCAGGGTTattaaagtaaactaaaaagCTATAAAACCAAAATGAATATGTTGTGTTTGAGGATAACATGGAAATAATGGATAAAACGTGGAATGCAATGGAGCAGGAGAAACACAAATCCAACGCAAGACCCTCATCATAAATACTGTATTAGCATAGCATTAAAACAATATAACCTTTCAAATACAATATGATAAATCTAGAAACTCTGCAGTTCCCATGGAAAGACCACTATGCCCAAGAAACCCCACAATCATAGCGCTGGAGTATGTTGTATTTCATGTAACACCATCTTCTCCCCTGATCCCCATAAAAGCTGCTGGATTCAAGAATAAATCTCTTGTCTCAAGTGTAAGCAGTGTTCTTGAGACACAAAATGAAGTGCAGATGTCCttaagaagctgatgtctgaaAGTCAAATGGAGAGAGGAAAAGATAATGGTGAATGTCAGAACTACATCAATAAGATCACAGACAGAACAAAGAAGAAAGAACACTTAAGTGGATGTGACATATTACAAGAAACCCTCTGAGAAAGTTGAAACATTAACAGCTCTACCGAACAGGAAATGGAATTATAAATAACGCAGGCTTGTGGTTGCTAGCGATGCCAAAAAAAGAATGTGCACAAAGTGCTCTGTACCGAACAGTTGTGCCGAAGGCGTTTAGATCTCAGTGGTGAGGGGACCGCTGCTCTGGATGATCTTCATGATCGACTGAACCACTTCTGAGGTAGTGCCCTGACCCCCGATGTCAGCTGTGTGCAACTGCAACAGAAAACATCAAAACATGCTTAGACATGACGAGCATTATATTAAATCTtactaacctcaaacttttgaacacttgtttatattgtattatataaattgACACGCTAGCATAAAGTTATTTTATGCATCAATCCTAAGAATGCCTGAATCAAACTGGAAAGGTAGGTTAATAAATTAGAGAGTGTGGGTGTGACTGACCCTAGTCTCGTTCATGGTGGTGAGAATCGCACCGCGGATCATGTTGGCATAGTCATGAAGTCTGCAGAGGAAGAGAAGAagccaatacaaaaaaaaaatcatatccaAAGCAATGTACTACAGTAATACTATAGAAAGTGCTGTCAGTGCATATTTAGCTTATTTAATACAACAGGGAAATTCTGGCTGTTCATTAAGTTAGAGATGTAAGAGCTGACAAACAAACAGAAAGGCAAAATTAGCATCATAAGAGTTTACACACAAGTTTCTCCTTCAGCACTTACTTGAGATGATCTAACATGAGGCAGCTGGCAAGCAGCATGGCAGTGGGGTTGGCAATGTTCCTGTTGGCAATACTCTTTCCTGTATTCCTGGTGGCCTGTTATAACAAATTTAACATCATTCAAATGTCATTTGAAATTTACATTTCAATTTCAGTGATGCAAAGAAGTATCTTTAACAAAAGCACATCATAAACTCTGGATTGTGAATATTAATCAGCCCAGATGAAGTAATGTTCACACAGTAGTTAACCTACTGAAACATGCACTGCTGTTTAAAGGTTTGtgactaaagtttttttttttttttttttgaaagcctCTCGTTCaccaagattgcatttatttgatcataaaataaTAAGAGCATTGTGAAGAGAGTGGAATATTTtaactaaaaattattttataaaaatttttaaatgtaattaattcctgcaATGCCAAAGCTGActttctccagtgtcacatgactgatccttcagaaatcatgctttaagatatatttcatattattatcaaagttgacATTTTCTAACTTCTTTTTCCTTCAGACCAACCGTTTCAAACACAGCGTAGTCTTGCCCGTAGTTGGCACCAGGCACCAGACCGGGTCCACCCACCAGCCCCGCACACACATTGCTGACCACATTCCCATAGAGGTTAGGCATCACCATGACATCAAACTGGTGGGGCTTGGAAACGAGCTGAAAGAAAGGACATAAtcacagtaaatacagtaatgagctttttttttgctttctcatACACATCACAACTGTCGGCGTGATTTGTTTGATTACTTGTGCATGAGTAATTCACCTGCATGGTGGTGTTATCTACAATCATACTATCAAACTCAATGTCTGGGTATCCAGAGGCCACCTCCTTACAGCACTGCAGGAAGAGCCCATCCCCCAGCTTCCTGTTAGGAGAACACATTATGAGACCAGTGACCATACAACTGTGATTTAATAGTACAGATGACAAGCGCTAGACTAACTAACATGATGTTAGCCTTGTGGACAGCCGTGACCCTGCGGCGACCTTTTTCTCGGGCCAGTCTGAAGGCATAGTCAGCAATGCGGAGGGAGTTGTTCCGTGTGATGATCTTTAGAGACTCCACAACTCCTGATACACTCTGAAACACACAGGAAATTATTTATTCTATATATTATTTAAGGATTGAAGTTTTCACATGAATGGAGGACATAGAAAGTGTAATGCATAGAGATATATGAACAAATAATGAAATTGaaaacaagtatatatatatatatatatatatatatatatatatatatatatatatatatatatatatatatatatatatatatatatatatatatttatttattaatttatatattttctgtagaGCTGGGtgatttggaaaaataaatatatctagatttttttctttagaacATTTGTCCAAATCtcgatttttttaatttttattagtcaACTTGATTCAAGtaattttctttattaacccTCTAGTTAAAGAAAATGCAATTCCAATTGCACCACGGCACCACCCATGAAGATATCAGCATGATATAAGTGTAAAACCAATCACAAATATCTTAGCAGAAAAgatgaatgaaataaatattgTACAATGTGTCTTACACATATTATATGTTCAGAAAGCCAAGGTAATTCAAATTGACTTAAAAGTATAACACAGTAGAccattattaactttaaatgttctATAAAAACAACTGCAGCTTTCAGCCCGTCACAatgatgcaaacatgaaatacaattgttGTTGCAGGTTTTTTTatgtgctcgccacggcggcacatatactaaaattggatcgatacagagaagattagcatggcccctgcgaaaggatgacacgcaaatccgtgaagcgctccatcttttttacggggaagtcgtggcctaatggttagagagttggactcccaatcgaagggttgtaggTTCTAGTCTCGGACTGggaggaattgtgggtggggggagtgcatgaacagctctctctccaccttcaataccacgacttaggtgcccttgagcaaggcatcgaacccccaactgctccccgggcgccgcagcataaatggctgcccactgctccgggtgtgttcatttcggatgggttaaatgcagagcacaaattctgagtatgggtcaccatacttggctgaatgtcacttcacttttttattCGCTTGACCTGCCTCTCcactattttttttatggtttaaatcgtacttatctAACCACCATCAATTcgttgcagtgaatgaagaggtcaCATGTGCAGTATGGTTCACCTCAAATCTCAGTACTACGGTTGTTacttttcacgctttacatgttacccttgggaaatATCTTCAGGAAGCACTTTGTTAGCTTTCACTTatgttgatgatactcagctctatatttcttcgaggCCCGGAGAAACATACCCATTTGAAAAATTAGCGGAATgtatagttgatataaaaaactggatgagtaGTAATTTCTTAAtgctaaatactgaaaaaaaacagGTGTTCATTATAGGACCAAAAACTCTTGTGTGTAATAAACTAGAACgatgtctaagacttgatggttgctctgtcaattcttcgtcatcagttaagaACGTAGGAGTGTTAtctgatagcaatctttcctttgaaagccacatttctagcatttgtaaaagtgaatttttcaatctcaaaaatatatctaaattatgacctatgctctcaatgtcaaatgcagaaatgtttatccatgcgttcatgacctcagggttagattattgtaatgctttattgggtggttgttctgcacgcttaatcaACAAACTCCAACTAGTCccaaatacagcagctagagttcttactagaaccagaaagtatgaccatattaacccGGTTCTCTCAACACTGCAattgctccctatcaaacattgtatagatttttaaaatttgcttattacttataaagccctagatggtttagcacctcagaatTTGAACAAACTCTTGTTGCATTACAGTCCTCTACgtctgctgcattctcaaaactcaggcaatttgataataccttgaatatcaaaatcaactgcgggcggcagaacCTTTTCCTACTTCGTTcgcaaactctggaataaccatTAATCTAATAACATTGTTATTATAAAATTCATTAATACCACCTCAGGGTCTTGTCAAAGAGTCTGTAATGCCACATTTGTGTTCTTCTGTGCTGAGGGCAAAAGTGAATTGTTAATGCTGATTTCATTTGACTAGTCACTTATGTTTCCTGATTgtgcaggtgcatctcaataaattagaatgtcatggaaaagttcatttatttcactaattcaactcaaattgtgaaactcgtgtattaaataaattcaatgcacacagactgaagtagtttaagtctttgattattttaattgtgatgattttggatcaTCATCACACATTTACCCATCAttcacacatttaacaaaaagccaccaattcactatctcaacaaatcagaatatggtgacatgacaatcagctaatcaactcaaaacaccggcaaaggtttcctgagccttcaaaatggtctctcagtttggttcaccaggctacacaatcatggagaagactgctgaactgacagttgtccagaagacagtcactgacacccttcacaaggagagtaagccacaaacattcattgccaaggAAGCTGGCTGCTGGACTGTTACCCAGTGGTTCAAAGTCCTCTTTTCTGATGAGAGctaattttgtatttcatttggaaaccaagatcCTAGAGtatggaggaagggtggagaaactcatagcccaagtttcttgaagtccagtgttaagtttaggATTCtttatggggtattgtcaaaagGACAAtgaaagagaccaaaaaatgcagatgagctgaaggccactgtcaaagaaacctgggcttccaaaccacctcagcagtgccacaaactgatcacctccatgccatgctgaattgaggcagtaattacagcaaaaggagcccctaccaagtattgagtacatttacagtaaattaacatattttccaTAAGGCCAACAatacactaaaaatgtttttattggttttatgaagtattctgatTTGCCGAGATCgtgatttggtgggtttttgttaactgtgagccaaaatcataacaatttaaagaaccaaagactacttcagtctgtgtgcattgaatttatttaataaacaagtttcacaatttgagttgaattactgaaataaatgaacaacagtctaatttattgagatggacCTGTAAATGCGAAAGGTCATCTAAAATGACCATTATAATTACCTGTTTATTAGAGAAAATGTGTGAGAAATAGGCAAAGCTGTGTGAAAGTCTGTTGAGTAGGTGCAGAAAAATACTGACCTCATGCTCCAGATTGCTGTACTCTCCCTCTGTATTTTCTCTAATGATAATGATGTCAATGTTTTTGTGGCGCGTCTGAACTCCAGGAAGTGACTGGCAGTGCATCATATTGGCATACAGATCCAGACTTgtgctgtgagagagagagagcgagaaagcgagagagagagagagagggtgacaGCTGTGCTGAGAGCAAACAGAGGTGAATTGGTCTAGACACACTGTCATGGGAAGGAGGCCAAATCTGAGGCACTCTGCTGCCATCACTCATCAAACTCAAACTGAGGAGACCAACAACTTTCATATACAGCAGCATAAACATCTGATGGAGCTGGTATAAACAGATTAATTGTGTAACCGTTTTCCTTTCGGGCTTACCGTAGAAGATTGTTCCGTGACTTGTGGTTAGGGGGCATTGTGTGGCTAGTCTCAATGTTAcctgaaaaaaaagataattgttaTCTATGTAACAAAAATAGCTCGTCAATTACTAGCTGGACATACAGACCCTTAAGAGCAACTCCATTGCGGCGAATAGCCATTATGGCATTATTGATGTCGTCCCCACTGTCTGATGCAGAATTTACATGCACCACCTCAAAGTCCACAGGAACACAGCTGAACCTATGATTCAACAGGAAAATCTTTATCTGGCAATACATTATTATCAGCCATGATCCATATTTATGTAAAGTATTGATTTGACAAACCTGAAGAGCTCTCGCACATGGTTAAGCAGTTCTGGTCCAATCCCATCTCCAGGAATTAATGTTACAGTATGCCGGCCTCCATACTTGGCAGGAGGAGGCTGCAAATAAACATAATGAATAAACATTCAGTGGACATATTACATGTGCATGATAATCGTGGAAATAACGGAGGTATATGATAGCATGCTTTTATTATGTTTACTTTTATGCTACTCCATACTTACTATGGTTTGTCTCTTCAAGATAGACGAGGGCCAGATGTAAACAAAAAGATAGAGAAGTTATAGAGAATTAGGAACCACAATTCCTTCCATGTTTTCTTCTAATCAAAAGTACAataagacagatagatagatagatagatagatagatagatagatagatagcatcaGCTGCCAGGTAAACACAGTAAACCTACTGCATATGTAGGTTTTCCTCTTTGACTGTTGACTGCTGCGCCAAAGATCTACAAAAACAGACCCATGAAGCATTAGATGTTAGAGTAcggctgtgtttcaaaacctagtgagctaacTACTTAGACAAATTGTAGTCTACGTTAGCAGCTCGTTGTGTTTTAAACACTGCCTGAAACATCTTGTCAGTCAGTCGTATTCGCTTTGATTTAAAGTCGCACTATAGTTTGAAATACAAATTAACAATATTTAGAGCTACTAAACTGCTGTTTAGCCAGCTTCTGACCTTCACCTTGTCTTACTGAAAAGTCACGCAAATTTGCCGCACTGATAAACATCTCATATTATGTTTTGCATTTACAGATTTTctctggtaaataaataaattgccttGCCTTTGTTGTATTTCCAAACTGCCTTTCCAAAATTGGTTTTAAAGCTTTAGTAAGACTGGCCATCGTGATAGTTGTATGCGTGTGCGTTATATTCCGGACTTAAACACCGACCAGTGGAGAAAGGTTCCGGATGACGTTCTTTCAAATAAgtcttttaaattactttaaagaTTATATCAATTACTTTGCCACTGACAAATTTACACTCACAGAGATTTgttattgtacatttaaatacgTCGTTCTGATATAATGTCTCATAGAATGTCTAGTATTAAACACCTACTTTCtgtttatataaataacactATTTTGC
It encodes the following:
- the LOC128011683 gene encoding isocitrate dehydrogenase [NAD] subunit gamma, mitochondrial, with amino-acid sequence MASLTKALKPILERQFGNTTKIFGAAVNSQRGKPTYARQTIPPPAKYGGRHTVTLIPGDGIGPELLNHVRELFRFSCVPVDFEVVHVNSASDSGDDINNAIMAIRRNGVALKGNIETSHTMPPNHKSRNNLLRTSLDLYANMMHCQSLPGVQTRHKNIDIIIIRENTEGEYSNLEHESVSGVVESLKIITRNNSLRIADYAFRLAREKGRRRVTAVHKANIMKLGDGLFLQCCKEVASGYPDIEFDSMIVDNTTMQLVSKPHQFDVMVMPNLYGNVVSNVCAGLVGGPGLVPGANYGQDYAVFETATRNTGKSIANRNIANPTAMLLASCLMLDHLKLHDYANMIRGAILTTMNETRLHTADIGGQGTTSEVVQSIMKIIQSSGPLTTEI